TCACCGCCTGGATCGACCGCTACCGGCTGATCCACGAACAGCAGTTCCGCAGCCTGGACGCGCTCCTGGCGCGATCCGAGCCCGAGAGGAAGGACGAACCATGACCGCCCCCAGGACAACCTCAGCCACCCACCCGGTGACCATCGACGCCCCCGAAGGGGTGCCGTTCATCGACATCGTGCGCGAGTTCGACGCGCCGGTCGCCGCCCTGTTCCGCGCCCATGCCGAGCCGGACCTGGTCAAGCAGTGGCTCGGCCCGAACGGTTACGAGATGGATGTCGAGCGGTGGGACTTCCGCAGCGGCGGCGGTTACCGGTACACCCACACCGACGGCAAGGGCGGCGAGTACCGCTTCCGCGGGGTGTTCCACGTGGTCCGGGAGAACGACTTCGCCATCCAGACCTTCGAGTACGAGGGGTTCCCGGACGTCGTCGCCATCGAGTCAATGACCTTCACCGACCTGGGGGGCGGCCGCGCCCGGCTGTCCATCCACAGCGTGTACCCGACCCTGGAGGCCCGGGACGGAATGGTGGCCAGCGGGATGGAGACCGGACTGGTCGAGGGCTACGCCCGCCTGGACACCGTCGCCGCCGGCCTGTAGTCCTCCCACTCCCGCACGACCCCTGCCACACCCGAGCAGCCGTACCCGAGCAGCCGTCCCCAGCAGCCGCACCCCAGAAGCAAGGAGCACCACCATGGATTGGACCCTCGAGGTCGTCGTCCTGCCGGTCGCCGACATCGGTCGGGCGATCGCGTTCTACCGGGACAAGATCGGTTTCCACCTGGACCACGACACCACCAACGAGTGGATGCACGTGGCCCAGCTAACCCCGCCCGGATCGGGCTGCTCGATCGTGGTCGGCGATCTGCCGGCCCAGAACCAGATGGCGCCCGGCTCGATGCGCGGCCTGCATCTGGTGGTCGCCGACGCCGCCGCGGCCCGGGCCGAGCTGGTCGGCCGCGGGGTGGAGTGCGACGAGATCACCTCGTTCGACGAGCGGGACGGCGGGACGTTCTTCGGCTTCGCCGATCCCGACGGCAACACCTGGGCGGTGCAGCAGATCAAGGCCCGCGCCGCCAAACCCCTGATTCCGCACGACGCCCGCTCTCGCTTTGGCGAAGGAATGGAGATCTGACATGCCCGCGACCATCCCCTGCCTGTGGTTCGACGGCCAGGCCGAGCCGGCCGCCCGGCTCTACACCGAGGTCTTCCCGAACTCGACCATCGACGGCATCACCCACTACGGCCCGGACACCCCGGGCACCGAGGGCGCCGTGCTGACCGTCGAGTTCACCCTGGACGGCACCCGGTACATCGGCTTGAACGGCGGGCCGCAGTTCACGTTCTCCGAGGCCATCTCGTTCCAGATCATGTGCGCCGATCAGGCTGAGGTCGACCACTACTGGTACCGGCTGTCCGAGGGCGGCTACCAG
This genomic window from Nakamurella multipartita DSM 44233 contains:
- a CDS encoding SRPBCC family protein, giving the protein MTAPRTTSATHPVTIDAPEGVPFIDIVREFDAPVAALFRAHAEPDLVKQWLGPNGYEMDVERWDFRSGGGYRYTHTDGKGGEYRFRGVFHVVRENDFAIQTFEYEGFPDVVAIESMTFTDLGGGRARLSIHSVYPTLEARDGMVASGMETGLVEGYARLDTVAAGL
- a CDS encoding VOC family protein, whose translation is MDWTLEVVVLPVADIGRAIAFYRDKIGFHLDHDTTNEWMHVAQLTPPGSGCSIVVGDLPAQNQMAPGSMRGLHLVVADAAAARAELVGRGVECDEITSFDERDGGTFFGFADPDGNTWAVQQIKARAAKPLIPHDARSRFGEGMEI
- a CDS encoding VOC family protein, translated to MPATIPCLWFDGQAEPAARLYTEVFPNSTIDGITHYGPDTPGTEGAVLTVEFTLDGTRYIGLNGGPQFTFSEAISFQIMCADQAEVDHYWYRLSEGGYQDQCGWLKDRFGLSWQVVPTRLTELLQDPDPARANRAMQAMLTMRRIDIAALEAAADAEPA